One window of the Babesia microti strain RI chromosome IV, complete genome genome contains the following:
- a CDS encoding hypothetical protein (overlaps_old_locusTagID:BBM_III08785;~overlaps_old_locusTagID:BBM_III08790), giving the protein MAINYALDELLHWDNQNSPLNGITAEFRMGKLSKNLLQDASINQSNVFDEMLNLLNKIVLISIYEGNRRFKSEVSSDESLKLTDECNKNEFESTATTVNVIVPIYLENLKYPRMLQLFSQKSSREVLLAVAFVISKNNLFQLVDKKCSEVINLTKHIAYNVSLIANSNNCITLDDISKEFVNQNDFKAFLNSIFEKIDFSNFSANESPITTGNESNDNTNKNCAKGGRFLKNKILRTGETDSTKRFNQSKMEALSYWIESALAFQNELTKRAVILATPKGCKDYDTERLRVGFEMVDMRMDTRNDAILAKYANSSSDTTQHTTSNPFNNKNVSEVIENDECKVTEHRKISLSSNKNKRSSYAKCTTVPSVDTKCDNNSVDSKILQCEIANSLPISSLADQIIQLQNKLRSLSSAIYRKDKERSSMFSRAATQFKAHKGSVISDKLNKCEGDKSVHIKPSPLEYVLISDDNSFETNMALLAVISRSLISEFTRHKFWNLAKMALVGANKLSISSNPGKSGISVGIYKKPSDIKLDIQQLKSFLTKGISPYNFTNLSDSNALPDWQYEVILEFLRTVNSQFTNITAQNTSKTLLHRTLFHTFILEQLGHNDSKVSKVTNDTNSVAANTKKRNFSSKLRHAIENNPTIELKIFNEWVLEGHLDDVPTVDDLNKLEEDIEKDVFQQKFPSTPNDLREAQEVEIISKKEGGQNTVLANISRINACEKLGACSMEFYSNLALVKNINAPDPSRASKGMGEFVATINKIHGTIVTKLQSEQGESEKKLQILENKLKNVTGCVIL; this is encoded by the exons AtggcaataaattatgcGCTAGACGAATTGCTGCATTGGGACAATCAAAATTCGCCTCTGAATGGTATTACTGCTGAGTTTAGAATGGGCAAGTTGTCTAAAAATTTGCTACAAGATGCCTCGATAAATCAATCAAATGTATTTGATGAGATGTTAAATTTGCTAAACAAGATTGTGTTAATCAGTATTTATGAAGGAAATAGAAGATTCAAATCGGAAGTTTCCTCCGATGAATCCTTGAAATTGACGGATgaatgtaataaaaatgaatttgaaagCACAGCTACTACTGTAAATGTGATTGTGCCGATTTACCTAGAAAACCTAAAATATCCAAGAATGCTGCAGTTATTCAGTCAAAAAAGCTCTAGGGAAGTATTACTGGCAGTCGCTTTTGTCATTTCCAAAAACAACTTGTTTCAATTGGTGGATAAAAAATGTAGCGAAGTCATAAATTTAACGAAACACATTGCATACAATGTATCACTAATTGCAAATtctaataattgtataacGCTTGATGATATTTCTAAGGAATTCGTTAATCAAAATGATTTCAAAGCATTTCTAAACAGTATATTTGAAAAGATAGattttagcaatttttcGGCAAATGAATCACCAATCACTACAGGCAATGAATCAAATGacaatacaaataaaaattgtgctAAAGGTGGCAGATTTTTGAAGAATAAAATACTCAGAACCGGCGAAACGGACTCTACAAAACGATTTAACCAGTCCAAAATGGAAGCCCTATCATATTGGATTGAATCTGCACTAGCATTTCAAAATGAACTGACCAAACGAGCTGTCATATTAGCTACGCCAAAAGGCTGTAAGGATTATGATACAGAACGACTTAGAGTTGGTTTTGAAATGGTAGACATGAGAATGGACACTAGAAATGACGCCATTTTGGctaaatatgcaaattcATCTTCTGACACAACACAACACACCACTAGCAACCCttttaacaataaaaatgttagtGAAGTCATCGAAAATGATGAGTGCAAAGTAACTGAACATAGAAAAATATCTCTGAGCAGTAATAAGAATAAACGATCGAGCTACGCAAAATGTACGACGGTGCCAAGTGTTGATACTAAATGCGATAATAATAGCGTtgattccaaaattttacagtgTGAAATTGCCAATTCATTGCCTATATCATCACTGGCTGAccaaatcattcaattgCAAAACAAACTTAGATCGTTGTCTAGTGCAATATATAGAAAAGATAAGGAGAGATCTTCTATGTTTTCCAGGGCAGCTACGCAATTTAAGGCCCATAAAGGCAGTGTAATTAGCGACAAACTCAATAAATGCGAAGGAGATAAATCAGTTCACATAAAGCCAAGTCCGTTAGAATACGTGTTAATTTCTGATGACAATAGCTTTGAAACGAATATGGCCTTATTGGCAGTTATATCTAGATCACTTATATCTGAGTTCACTCGACATAAGTTTTGGAACTTGGCTAAAATGGCTCTTGTTGGAGCgaataaattgtcaatatcATCTAACCCAGGAAAATCGGGGATATCAGTGGGGATATACAAg aaGCCTTCTGATATCAAACTAGACATACAGCAATTGAAATCATTCTTAACGAAAGGGATTTCTCCGTATAATTTCACAAACTTAAGTGACTCTAACGCGCTGCCAGATTGGCAATACGAAGTAATACTGGAGTTTCTGCGTACAGTAAACAGCcaattcacaaatattacCGCACAAAACACAAGTAAAACGCTCCTACATCGTACACTTTTCCACACTTTCATATTGGAGCAACTTGGGCACAATGATTCTAAGGTATCAAAAGTTACAAATGATACTAATAGTGTGGCTGCGAATACGAAAAAACGCAACTTTTCAAGTAAATTGAGACATGCCATAGAAAACAAC CCTACAATTGAACTGAagatatttaatgaatGGGTTCTTGAAGGCCATTTGGATGATGTTCCAACGGTGGATgatttgaacaaattggAGGAGGATATTGAAAAGGATGTATTTCAACAAAAATTTCCATCTACGCCAAACGATCTAAGGGAAGCCCAGGAAGTGGAAATCATTAGTAAAAAAGAAGGGGGACAAAACACAGTATTGGCTAATATAAGCCGAATAAATGCCTGCGAAAAACTTGGTGCTTGCAGCATGGAGTTTTATAGCAATTTGGCGCTGGTTAAGAATATTAATGCGCCAGATCCCAGTAGAGCCAGTAAGGGAATGGGTGAGT